GGCGTTGTTGTCGGTGGGCGCGCCGCCGAGCAGGAAGTAATTGCCCTTGGGCGCCGCTTGCAGCACGCCGCCGGCCTGCATTTCGCCGACTTTTTCGTTATCGAAGGAGATGTAGGCATCGATGTCTGCGTTGAGGATCAGGCGGTCATAGGACACCACTTTGATCCCGGCCTTCTTGGCTTCGGCCACCGCGTTGGTCAACACCGTGGCGTTGAACGGCACGATCACGATCACATCGACGCCACGGGAAATCAGGTTTTCGATCTGGGAGATCTGCTTTTGTTCGTTGGCATCGGCGGACTGCACGAAGACCTTGGCATCGAGTTTCTCCGCGGCCGCCACGAAGTAATCGCGGTCACGGGACCAGCGCTCCAGGCGCAGGTCATCGATAGAGAAGCCGATTTTCGGATGGGCCGGGTCGGCCATGACCGGCAGGGTCAGCAGGGCCAGGGTGGTGGCGAGCAGGGTACGTTTGAATGACTTCATGGTGGTGCGTCCTTTTATTGTTGTTGGAAAGACACTGGGTGAAGACTTTAGGCGAACACTGTGGGTGTGGCTAGCGGGCCGCCCCTGTGGCAAGCCCGCTCACGACAACCCCTTAACTGTAGATAAAACGGTTGACCATTCCTTCAAGCATTTCCTGGCGCCCACTCACGGCCTGCGGGTTGAGCTCATGGGCAAACGCATGCTCGGCCAGCGACTCCAGGCTGAACTCGCCCGCCAGCACGGCCTTGCCCAGCGGCTGCTGCCAGCCGGCATAACGCTGGTCCTTGAATTGCTGCAACTGGTCGTTTTGCACCATGGCCGCCGCGCGTTCCAGGGCCAGGGCCAGGGTGTCCATGGCGGCGACGTGGCCGTAAAACAGGTCGACCTCGTCCAGGCTCTGGCGGCGCACCTTGGAGTCAAAGTTGTAGCCGCCGTTCTTGAAGCCGCCGGCCTTGAGGATTTCATAGGTGGCCAGGGTCATTTCTTCGACGCTGTTGGGGAACTGGTCGGTGTCCCAGCCGTTTTGCGGGTCGCCGCGGTTGGCGTCGATGCTGCCGAAGATCCCCAGGGACACGGCGGTGGCGATCTCATGATGAAAACTGTGCCCGGCCAGGGTGGCGTGGTTGGCTTCGATATTCACCTTGATCTCGTGTTCCAGGCCGTACTCATGCAAGAAGCCGAACACCGTCGCGCTGTCGTAATCGTATTGGTGTTTGGTCGGCTCCTGGGGCTTGGGTTCGATCAGCAGGTCGCCCTTAAAGCCGATCTTGTGCTTGTGCTCCACGACCATGCGCATAAAACGTCCGAGCTGTTCGCGCTCGCGCTTGAGGTCGGTATTGAGCAGGGTTTCATAGCCTTCGCGGCCGCCCCACAACACGTAGTTGGAGCCCTTGAGCCGCAAGGTGGCGTTCATGGCGCTGAATACCTGGGCGGCGGCATAGGCGAATACCTGCGGGTCCGGGTTGCTCGCGGCGCCGGCGGCAAAGCGTGGGTTGCTGAAGCAATTGGCGGTGCCCCACAACAGTTTGATGCCGGTTTGTTCCTGATGGCGCTCCAGGTGGTCGACCATCTGCGCAAAGTGGTTGCGGTATTCCTTGAGCGAGCTGCCTTCGGGGGCCACATCGGTGTCGTGAAAGCTGTAGTAGTCGATGCCCAGCTTGGAGAAAAACTCAAAGGCCGCGTCTGCCTTGCCGATGGCCAGTTCCATGGGGTCGCCGCTGCGCTGCCACGGCCGCTTGAACGTCCCCACGCCAAACATATCCGCACCCGGCCACACGAACGTGTGCCAATAACAGGCCGCCATGCGCAGGTGCTCACGCATGGGTTTGCCGAGGATCAGCTTGTTGGCATCGTAATGGCGAAAGGCGAGGGGGGCGTCGCTGGTGGGGCCTTCGAAGCGAACCTTCTCGACACCTGGGAAGTACGGCATGGCGTTTTCCTTATTGTTCTTGGCGGTGTCTGGATACTAGCAATGGCCTGGGGGCTGCTGATTATGAAAATCACCAAAGGGGCGTGCGATTTTGAGTGGCGGGGGCTAGTCTCTGGCGACCGGCCACAGGACAACAACAATGAAAACCCTACCGCCCGTTCACCGCATCGCCTTGCTGTTCAACGGCAGCAAAATCTATGACCGTGGCATCATCGCTGGCATCGGCAATTACCTGAGCAGCACACGTGCGTCGTGGGACCTGTTTCTGGAAGAGGACTTTCTATGCCGCCTCAAAGGCATAGAGCGTTGGCAGGGCGACGGCATCATTGCCGACTTCGACGACCCGTTGATCGGCGAAGCATTGGCGGGGATCAAGTTGCCGGTGGTGGCGGTGGGCGGTTCTTATGAGGATGCGCGTGCCTACCCCAAGGGCATTCCCTACGTGGCGACCGATAATGACGCGTTGATGAAGCTGGCCTATGAGCATCTGATCGAGGCCGGGCTGACGCGGTTTGCCTGTTTCAGCTTGCCCGAAGCCCAGGCCAACCGTTGGGCCCAGGAGCGCGAAAAAGCCTTCCGCCGGCTGATGCAGCGCGACGGTTTGCACGTGGAGATCTATCGCGGCCTGGGCACCAGCGCGCCACTCTGGGACAGCGCCGTGGAACTGCAGATCGCCTGGCTGCATAGCCTGCCCAAACCCATCGGCATCATCGCCGTCACCGACGCCCGCGCTCGGCAATTGCTGCAGGCCTGCCTTACCGCCGGTATCGCGGTACCGGAGCAGGTGGCGCTGATCGGCATCGACAACGACCCGCTGACCCGCACCCTTACGCGCGTGCCCTTGAGCTCGGTGATCCAGGGCACTGAAACCATGGGCCGCACCGCCGCCGCGCTATTGCATCAGATGCTGCACGGCAAGCCTTGCGCCGGTACGCAAATCCTGGTGCCGCCGGAGGCCATCAATGTGCAGGCCTCCAGCTTGCATCAACCCTTGGGCAACCCTTACGTGATGCAGGCGCTGCTGTTTATCCGGCAATACGCCTGCCAGGGCATCAAGACCGCCCAGGTCGCGGCCTATGTCGGCGTGTCGCGCTCATCCCTGGAGTCGCACTTTCGCAAGGTGCGCGGTTGCAGCGTGCATGACGAGATTCTGCGTTTCAAACTGGCGGCGGCGGCCAAGGGGCTGGAACACGGCGATTTGGCGATTACCGACATTGCCCAACAGTGCGGCTTCAAGTCGGCGCAGTACCTGCACACCGTGTTCCGGCGTGAGTACGGGTGTACGCCACGGGAGTATCAGCACGGCGTGGCGTGTGATTGAGGGCTGTATTGCCACTCGCGCAGAAGAAACATTTTTTAATACTTATCCAACCCTTATGGTTGTACGACGTCATATCAACTGTGTTCGACTAGCCGCGCTCTCACAAAAAAAACAAAGGAGACTCTCCGATGACCGGTTTCCCTTCCATCGAAGGCAAGGCTGCGGCACCTGCGTCCGGCCGTGTTGTACGACTTCTAAAGCTGCTTGGCCCTGGCGTGATTGCCGTGCTGTCCTGGTTGGGAGCCGGTGATCTGATCACCTCCTCGGTGGCGGGCGCCAACTATGGCTACGCCATGATGTGGGTGCTGGCGGTGTCTCTGCTGCTCAGGTACCTGATCGTCAACATCATTGCGCGCTTCCAGTTATGCAATAACCAAGGCATGACGATCCTGCAGGGCTACGCCCAGTTGAACCCGTTTTTTGCCTGGTTCCTGCTGGTGTACGCATTGCTCATGGGGCACCTGATGAATGCCTACATGATCAAGGGTGCGGGTGAGGCCCTGGCCATGCTCTTCAAGACCGACTACGCACTGCTGTGTTCGGTGGCGGTGGTGCTGGCGGTGTGGATGCTGGTCGGGCGCAACATCTACTCGATGATCGAAGGCGTAATGAAAGGCCTGTTGGCAATCATGACCCTGGCATTCATTGCCTTGGCGGTCATGTCCGGGCCGGACATGGCAGGGATCGTCAAAGGCACGATCGGTTTCAGCATCCCGCCGGACGAGGGCGTGCATGGCGCGCTGCTGGTCGCGGTATCGGTGATCGGCGCGGTGGCGGGTTCGATCGCCAACTTCGTGCACCCGTATGTCATGCGCCAGAAGGGGTGGACGGGCCCGCAACACAAGCGCATCCAGCGTAACGACCTGCTGTTTGCGGTGTTCGTCGGCATTGTGATCAACCTGGCGATCTGGATCGTGGGTGCCGAAATCCTTCGGCCCAACGGTATCGAAGTGAAGACACTGGGCGATCTGGGCAAGGCGCTGGAAATCTTCTTTGGCCCGATTGGCTGGTACATCTTCTTCATCGGCGTGTTCGCCACGCTGTTTGCCAGCATCTCCGGCAAGACCACTGCGTTTCCGATGCTGATCACCGACGCGTTCCAGCACGTACGGCCAGGGCGGCGCGAGCGTTACGGCAAGCAATTCCACCATGACCCGATGCATAAGTGGTTCATGCTGTTCATCCTGGTGACCCCGTTGGTCTGGTCGCTGCCTGGCATGCCGGACTTCGTCACGCTGACCATCGGCGTCAGCGCGTTGAACATCATCGGGTTGCCGGTGATTTCCCTGGGCCTGCTGATCATGTCCAACCAGAAGTCGCTGCTCGGCAAGGAATACCGCAATAACCTGTTCGAGAACATCGCGCTGCTCTTCGCCACGGGGCTGGCACTGTGGGTAGCGTTCCAGCTCGGGGTAGACCTGTTCAGCTGATCTGCGTGGCTGTACGCGTCGCGCCTGTGCCGCGCGACGCGTACGGTACGTTCAACGAAACGCCGTCACTACCTCCTCGATACACCACGCCTGCGCCTTCCTTGTCCTGTGCATCATCGGCCCGCCTACACGCGGGCGTTGCTGCTTGTGTTCCATCACGTCCTTTCACACAAAGCCTGGCCGCCGGACGACGCGGGCATGCCGCCGGCCCTGCGCGAGGCGACAACGGCCAGGGCTACCGATGTTAAAAAATGTTAGATTGAAAAAATACTTCACATAATCCGTTCATTGGTGGATGATCGATCGCCATTCCAACGCGGCTCGCCGGTGTGGTGTCAGCCGCCGTTTTCCCCTGGAGTACCCCATGAATAATAAGAATGTCGGTGTGATCGGTTTGGGCGCGATGGGGCTGGGCATTGCCCGCTCGCTGTTGCGCGCAGGTTTCAATGTGCATGCGTGTGACGTACGTGAAACGGTCACCCAGCAGTTCGCCGTCGAAGGCGGGGTGGCGTGTGCGTCGCCCGCGCAGATGGCGCAGGCCTGCGATGTGATCATCACGGTGGTGGTCAACGCCGAACAGACCGAGACCGTGCTGTTCGGTGAGGGCGGGGCGGTGGCGTCGCTACGTGCGGCCAGCCTGGTGATCGGCTGCGCCACCGTGGCGCCGACGTACGCCGTGGAGTTGGGGCAGCGCCTGGGCGAACACGGCCTGCTGTATCTGGATGCGCCGATTTCCGGTGGCGCGGCCAAGGCCGCCGCCGGTGAAATGACCATGATGACATCCGGCCCGCAGGCCGCCTACGCCAAGGCCGAAGCGGTGCTGGCGGGCATGGCGGGCAAGGTTTATCGCCTGGGCGACGTGCATGGCCTGGGCTCGAAGGTCAAGATCATCAATCAATTGCTGGCCGGGGTGCACATTGCCGCATCCGCCGAGGCCATGGCCCTGGGCCTGCGCGAAGGGGTCGATGCCGACGCCTTGTACGAAGTCATCACCCACAGTGCCGGTAACTCCTGGATGTTCGAGAACCGCGTGCCGCACATTCTCAAGGCCGACTACACGCCGCTGTCGGCGGTGGATATTTTCGTCAAGGACCTGGGCCTGGTGCTCGATACCGCCCGCGCCAGCAAGTTTCCGCTGCCGCTGTCGGCCACGGCGCACCAAATGTTCATGCAGGCGTCCAGCGCCGGTTTCGGCCGCGAGGACGACTCGGCGGTGATCAAGATTTTCCCGGGTATCGACCTGCCCACCGCCAAGCCCGAGCCTGTTTGAGGAACGCCGCATGACTGACTCCAACGCACGTCCCTTGCTGGGCTGCATCGCCGACGATTTCACCGGCGCCACCGACCTTGCCAACATGCTGGTGCGCGGCGGTATGCGCACGGTGCAGAGTATTGGTATCCCCAGCCGCGAAGTCGCCCAGGGGCTGGAGGCCGACGCCATCGTCATCGCGCTCAAGTCGCGCACCACGCCCGCAGCCGAGGCGGTCGAGCAATCGCTGGCCGCGCTGGACTGGCTGCGCGGGCAGGGCTGCGAGCAGATCTTCTTCAAGTACTGCTCAACCTTTGACTCCACCGCCGCCGGTAATATCGGCCAGGTCAGCGAGGCGTTGCTCAAGGCGCTGGGCAGCGATTTCACGCTGGCGTGCCCGGCGTTTCCAGAAAACGGCCGCACGATTTTCCGCGGTCACTTGTTTGTGCAAGACCAGTTGCTCAGCGAGTCCGGCATGCAGCACCACCCGCTGACGCCCATGGGCGATGCGAACCTGGTGCGCGTGCTGCAACAGCAGACGCAATTGCCGGTCGGTTTGTTGCGCTACGACACGCTCGCTGCGGGGGTTGATGCCGCCCGCGCCAAGATCGTCGAACTGCGCGGGCAAGGCGTGGGCATCGCCATCGCCGACGCGCTGTCGGACCAGGACCTTTACACCCTGGGCAGTGCGTGCGCCGACTTGCCGTTGCTCACCGGCGGCTCGGGCCTGGCTTTGGGCCTGCCGGGCAATTTCCGCCGCGCCGGTAAACTGGGCGACTTCGATGTCACGGCATGCCCCACGGTCAGCGGTGGCGAGGTGGTGCTCGCCGGCAGCGCCTCGGTGGCGACCCTCGGCCAGGTGGCGGCCTGGTGCGAAGCGGGGCGCCCGGCGTTGCGTCTTGACCCCATCGCCCTGGCTAACGGCGAACCGGTGGTGGCGCAAGCGCTGGCCTTTGCCCGCGACAGTGCCGACACCGTATTGATCTATGCCACCAGCACCCCGGACGAGGTCAAGGCGGTGCAGCAACAACTGGGTGTCGAACGCGCCGGAGCCCTGGTGGAAGATGCACTGGGCGAGATCGCTGCCGGTTTGCGTCAAGAGGGCGTTCGACGCTTTGTGGTGGCGGGCGGCGAAACGTCCGGCGCGGTGGTCAAGGCGCTTGGCGTCACCCTGTTGCAGATCGGCGCGCAGATTGATCCCGGCGTGCCGGCCACGGTGAGCAGTTGCGCCGAACCGCTGGCGCTGGCGCTGAAATCGGGCAACTTCGGGGGGCGCGACTTCTTTGCCAAAGCCCTGGCGCAACTGGCGGGAGGCGCCCAATGAGCGCCATCAACGAGCAGGCCCTGCGCGAAGAAATCTGCGACGTGGGCCGCAGCCTTTACCAACGC
This region of Pseudomonas asgharzadehiana genomic DNA includes:
- the xylA gene encoding xylose isomerase, which produces MPYFPGVEKVRFEGPTSDAPLAFRHYDANKLILGKPMREHLRMAACYWHTFVWPGADMFGVGTFKRPWQRSGDPMELAIGKADAAFEFFSKLGIDYYSFHDTDVAPEGSSLKEYRNHFAQMVDHLERHQEQTGIKLLWGTANCFSNPRFAAGAASNPDPQVFAYAAAQVFSAMNATLRLKGSNYVLWGGREGYETLLNTDLKREREQLGRFMRMVVEHKHKIGFKGDLLIEPKPQEPTKHQYDYDSATVFGFLHEYGLEHEIKVNIEANHATLAGHSFHHEIATAVSLGIFGSIDANRGDPQNGWDTDQFPNSVEEMTLATYEILKAGGFKNGGYNFDSKVRRQSLDEVDLFYGHVAAMDTLALALERAAAMVQNDQLQQFKDQRYAGWQQPLGKAVLAGEFSLESLAEHAFAHELNPQAVSGRQEMLEGMVNRFIYS
- a CDS encoding Nramp family divalent metal transporter, which codes for MTGFPSIEGKAAAPASGRVVRLLKLLGPGVIAVLSWLGAGDLITSSVAGANYGYAMMWVLAVSLLLRYLIVNIIARFQLCNNQGMTILQGYAQLNPFFAWFLLVYALLMGHLMNAYMIKGAGEALAMLFKTDYALLCSVAVVLAVWMLVGRNIYSMIEGVMKGLLAIMTLAFIALAVMSGPDMAGIVKGTIGFSIPPDEGVHGALLVAVSVIGAVAGSIANFVHPYVMRQKGWTGPQHKRIQRNDLLFAVFVGIVINLAIWIVGAEILRPNGIEVKTLGDLGKALEIFFGPIGWYIFFIGVFATLFASISGKTTAFPMLITDAFQHVRPGRRERYGKQFHHDPMHKWFMLFILVTPLVWSLPGMPDFVTLTIGVSALNIIGLPVISLGLLIMSNQKSLLGKEYRNNLFENIALLFATGLALWVAFQLGVDLFS
- the otnK gene encoding 3-oxo-tetronate kinase, whose amino-acid sequence is MTDSNARPLLGCIADDFTGATDLANMLVRGGMRTVQSIGIPSREVAQGLEADAIVIALKSRTTPAAEAVEQSLAALDWLRGQGCEQIFFKYCSTFDSTAAGNIGQVSEALLKALGSDFTLACPAFPENGRTIFRGHLFVQDQLLSESGMQHHPLTPMGDANLVRVLQQQTQLPVGLLRYDTLAAGVDAARAKIVELRGQGVGIAIADALSDQDLYTLGSACADLPLLTGGSGLALGLPGNFRRAGKLGDFDVTACPTVSGGEVVLAGSASVATLGQVAAWCEAGRPALRLDPIALANGEPVVAQALAFARDSADTVLIYATSTPDEVKAVQQQLGVERAGALVEDALGEIAAGLRQEGVRRFVVAGGETSGAVVKALGVTLLQIGAQIDPGVPATVSSCAEPLALALKSGNFGGRDFFAKALAQLAGGAQ
- a CDS encoding XylR family transcriptional regulator — encoded protein: MKTLPPVHRIALLFNGSKIYDRGIIAGIGNYLSSTRASWDLFLEEDFLCRLKGIERWQGDGIIADFDDPLIGEALAGIKLPVVAVGGSYEDARAYPKGIPYVATDNDALMKLAYEHLIEAGLTRFACFSLPEAQANRWAQEREKAFRRLMQRDGLHVEIYRGLGTSAPLWDSAVELQIAWLHSLPKPIGIIAVTDARARQLLQACLTAGIAVPEQVALIGIDNDPLTRTLTRVPLSSVIQGTETMGRTAAALLHQMLHGKPCAGTQILVPPEAINVQASSLHQPLGNPYVMQALLFIRQYACQGIKTAQVAAYVGVSRSSLESHFRKVRGCSVHDEILRFKLAAAAKGLEHGDLAITDIAQQCGFKSAQYLHTVFRREYGCTPREYQHGVACD
- the ltnD gene encoding L-threonate dehydrogenase gives rise to the protein MIDRHSNAARRCGVSRRFPLEYPMNNKNVGVIGLGAMGLGIARSLLRAGFNVHACDVRETVTQQFAVEGGVACASPAQMAQACDVIITVVVNAEQTETVLFGEGGAVASLRAASLVIGCATVAPTYAVELGQRLGEHGLLYLDAPISGGAAKAAAGEMTMMTSGPQAAYAKAEAVLAGMAGKVYRLGDVHGLGSKVKIINQLLAGVHIAASAEAMALGLREGVDADALYEVITHSAGNSWMFENRVPHILKADYTPLSAVDIFVKDLGLVLDTARASKFPLPLSATAHQMFMQASSAGFGREDDSAVIKIFPGIDLPTAKPEPV